The nucleotide sequence TTGTAGTTGCTTCTGCTATTGGTCTTGTAGTTTCCATGCCTTGTGCTTTGTTCTTAGTTAGCCATAGTTGTACTCAGAATTTAATGAGTAAGTTGCTCCCTCAGCCTAGTCCTACTTATCAAGGACAGGGTCCACTGCTACTTGAAGACGTGCGTTTCAAGCAAGATAGTGATATTACAGATTTGAATGAAGAGGATGAAGCAAAGAGAGACAATGAAATGGTTGATGTTAGTGAGGAAAGTGTGATATTGGATAATGATTATGGGCAAAGGGCTGTGAACGAGGAGTTCGAGCCGGAATTATCACATTCAAGTGATGCCAACGATGTCATCCAGTACAATGGTTCTGAGAAAGACAGCACTGATTATTTCTCTGAGGAGGAACCTTCACCACATAAGCTTGATGATGAGAAGCCGATGAGTGGAGGTACAATTATGGAAGGGTTTGATGAAAGTGAAGAATTTAAAGAACCCTTCGAGTTTGGTGTCACAAATGTTGTTTTAGAGGAATGTGGAGATGAGGTGGAAGAGGGTGATATAGAGGAGGAAGCAATGCATAAAGAAACAAAAGGGctattagaaaaaattagaGATGAGGGTAGAAATGATATGAGAGGAGAATATGCAAAAGGAGTTTCCAGTGGAACAAGTGAAAGCCATCAAGATATTGGTTCAGTTGTTGAAAATGTGGAAGCAGAACAGGAAGACAAACATGATTTGTGGACTGAAGGAGAAATGAGGAGTCAAGAAGATTCAAAAGTATGCGAGGATACAGTTCAATCAAGAAATGATGATGATAAGGGTAATGTTTGCAATGAGGTAGAATTAGGTGAATCTGCAAGAGGTAATTTAGAGTTAGAGGTTGATGGCTCAAATGATTCACAGCAGCCGGTCACTGAAACTTCTGAACTGATTGATGGAAGAAGTTTTCGAGATGAACCAATTGGCGATTTGATGATAGAAACACCGGTTCTCAATATATTGGTAGCTGAGGACTTGTCTGAGGTTACCAATGACAAAATTGATACAAATGAAAATGTGGAAGCAGGACAGGAAGACAAACATGATTTGTGGACTGAAGGAGAAATGAGAAATCAAGAAGATTCAAAAGTATGCGAGGAGACAGCTCAATCAAgaaatgatgatgataataaggGAAGTGTATTCAATGAGGTAGAATCAGGCGAACCTTCAAGAGGTAATTTAGAGTTAGAGGTTGATGGTTCAAATGATTCACAGAAGCCGGTCTCTGAAACTTCTGAACTGATTGATGGAAGAGGTTTTCAAGATGAACCAATTGGTGATTTGCGGATAGAAATGCAGGTTATTAATATATTGTCAGCTGAGGACTCGCCTGAGGTTACTGATGACAAAATTCATACAGATGAAAATGTTGAGGAGGAACTTGAGCCTATTATCCTGCAGAAAGGGGAGTTGGATGATATTTCTGACCTTGTGAATCAAGAAATGCAGTTGCATggatataataaaataatggacTCATTAGATGCAGATGCTACAGAAATTGCTGATGAAAGTGAGCTTCATTTGTGTGACGAAAACAGAATAGATCCTGGCGCGTACTCATATACAATTGATTTGCAAGAAGGTTAGGCCATAAATTTATATATGTGGCATTTCCATTCTGaattccatttattttttgggCCAATGTCTGAATTAATTTATTTGCTTTCAGAATCTTCAAGTGTTACGGTTGACATGCATACAGATTCAATGGAGGTTCTTGTTTCGTCTATAGAACTGGAGTCCAGGTCTTCTGAATGTTCCGCTGAAAAAAACATTGTTTGCCCTTCTGAAGAGGTAAATGTCTAATTTGTGTGTATTTTTCAGACATTCTTGATGTTATCATATGATGAATATACCTTGGGAACGAtggaattatttttattttattaagaacTAGTTCAGTAGGACTTGTCTTGGAATTCTGGGTAATTGCATGCTTTTTGATCTTTGTTTCCATGTGGAAAAAGTTACACAAAATGCATGGTAACATGGTATGCCCAACATATATATCGTCAAGAAATAGGTTtgactgaataatatattgaatttcATTCATAAAACTTGAATACAAAGgagagatgatgattatatataCATACTGCTGTAACTATGCACAACAGAATAACCAACTAGCTGAGTATAAAAACTAACTAACAAACTGAGGAGAAACAGTAAGATACATCAGCTTGCGTATCATTCTCCTATATTTAGTCGGATTTTCTAGAAGGTTACTGCTGTCTTCTGATAAGGGAAGATTAGGGTCCATAGGGATGGGTAGAGGTTTGCTACTAAAAATACTATATCTTCAAGGAGCTGCAAGGTCTATTTTCTTATACATGTGGAATCCCTTGGATGACTTGGCTATTTCCACTTTTCCAGTCCAAGGAAATACTTCATGTTTCCAATAACTTTCAGCTTTAACTGTTTTTCCAACTTTAGTTGTGTGTTTGATGTGGCAAAGCTTGATTGGCTCCATCCAAGATTATGTCATCTACATAAACAACTATAATAACGAATGAATCATTAGAACCTTTGGCGAAGAGAGAATTGTCGGCTATGCAACTTTTGAATCCAAGGACAGTGACGGTTGAGGAGAACTTATCTCAAACCATATAAAGACTTGTTTAATCTTCCCAACATTAAAAAAGTCAAGGTTTTGGCCATAGGGAGTGTGAATCTTGATTCTCACATATAGCTTATTGATGTCCTCTATATTCCTGAATTTTTGTGTCAATTTAATCTCAGCACGCACTTTGTAAGTGCTTTAACCTAACACTCAACTATCTCTGATTTTTTTCTGCACATCACAATATGAAACTAGATCATAATAGAGACTGGAGATGTATAAGTGCATCCAACACATTTGTAGGCCTGAAGCAGAAATTTAAGGGAGGATGATTTCCGAGCGAGTTTGCgtgaaaaaattaatgaattatgTAATGCAGGATTCAAACCTTGGTCTCCAAATTACAAAGTTGAGTGCTTTGCCAACTATGTTACAATTATAAGTTACGAGTAATAAGTTTTATATGCGTCATTTACTCACACTAAACTACCCTACAAGtctcaattataagcaaaaataactAACTTCACTATTACTAAAAAATTTAGTTAAATGCAATTAATTttcttgatttaaaataaaatgtataagGTCATGTTTATGGTGTTTGGCTCTGTTGAATTTGCTTATCTGAAATATTATCATGTGAATTAGTACACATTTTTATCACTATCAAGCTATTTACTCTGGGCTTTGCAGGTTTCATTCAATGAGGAGAACATATGGAAACAGATTCATGTCATCCGTACGATAATAGGATATGAAGGTACAATCCAAGCATCATGTGCGGATGAATTGAAGGCTCTCTACATCTTCACCGGAGTTGAACCCCCTACTTTTGTCAAGGAGAACCCCTTCGATCTTGTCGAAATCAATGAAAAGCTCCACTTTCTCATGTCCATAGTCGGAGTCAAGACAACAAATGGGCCTTAGAGTGCTAGTATGTTACACATCCTTATATTGTTTTCTGATTTCTATAAGCTTCATTTTgcgttttctttttaaatatgtttctgAAGGTTTCTTTATGTTCAGAAATTAATGCAAGTGGAAGAGTGTATGTTGGACTatgcttttcatttttattcatgCTTCAATGTTGACCATGTTTGGAGAAATAAAATTCAAGTACACTTTGGAAAAGTGGATGCTTGTACAGagagcaaaatcaattttatttttaccatcACTTTAATTTCTATGTTTATGATTCTCTTCAGCAACAAAACTTCCATAgctgaaaatatgtgaaattagAAACTTCTTGTGGTGGGTGAGACAAACAATTTTTCCATCTGttcaattataattatatgatatgattaaaATTGTTTCTTGCTCTAAATATGCCTCTTCTTCCATAATTTTCCCCTCCAATAACTTAACAATTTTATTACTTTTCACTTACATATTATTTCCTatgatttttctattatttaaaCTCTAACTTCATAAGCttctttaatattttgtaacatttttggaaacttatatatttcaaataataaattcTACGTTGTGATTAAATTTTGTAGATATAATTTAAACTATTATTTCAACGTGTAGATAGCACAAGTATAATTACTTTAATCTAAtattttgtataattattttataatttataagaaaaattcgatctattaacaaaaaaattggagacgatatattaataataattaaaatattaaaaaaagcaCATTCTTATGTCATTTTTTTGCACACAAAATGATGTACACAAAaggaaaaagacacaagaacccTAATCTATTTTGGGAATAGTCTTCTAAAATAACTTGAGGTGTGTAATCCAACCAAGAGAAATCGTGTATAGCAACACCATGGGCAGTTATCTACGAGAAAAAAAATAGGACATATGGCTAAGCTTATGTAAGCAATTATCACATCTAGTTTTGAAAGCCAAAATTTAGGGGGATTCAAAAGCCAAAACATCTAAGCTAGAATCACATTTAAGCTACAAATTGCTCAACTAGTCATGAGCAATTTCAATTGCATAGATTGCTCCAAACAACTCATCAGACACTAGTAATGTAACTGTCATAGTGATAAGTGGTGTATTTCACCATTCAACATGAAATCACTATGTACCTTAGAAATTTGAGTCAagtatattgttgttgtttaaacGTTGTCCATAACATGATAATTATAAAGTTGTTTGATATGTACTTCATGAATCATATTATGGGGCGAGTCCTTTTGCATAACAAGAGTAATATCCAAGGGtccaatattgaactagacaacATGAGGGCAAAAAGATAATTATACACAAAATCATTATCACATAAATGTTTTGGTAGATCACATGATATTCTTGTCATTTGAGTAGCATTagtgtgttgctagataccgctcactatttatgatattaaatataatatttaatattattgcaacGTTGCAGGAACCTACACGGTCACATACAAAATGACAAACAAATGATAGATGTAAGTGAGGCATATTATTTAGCAAAAACCAGCGAGTGGGTTAATGGGCTTACATAAGCCCAGTAGTGATTGCTTGACTTGCAGAGAACgcaaatgattttataaatagaacccttgtgaTGAAGTAAGAACACACTTAATCAAATTTCACAATTAAAAAATCCTAGTTTTctgaaaccctaaaaattgtCCCTCTGTCCAAGCCTTCATTCGCAAGTAGCTAGTACTTTGAATGAAGGAATATGTTCGTGTGGACTGAATAGAGGTGTTGTCATCGAGTAGTGCTTGTAATCATTAACTCTGTTAGTTTGACTTCAAAGGATAAGAGATTCAAGAGCTAAACACATGAATCCTTACATTCTTTTCatatgtgattaatgatttaatcaagattcGTTCATCTATTTATTTCGCTAAGaggaataaaattttgaaaattcctCTTAAATTCGAATAGACCTCCACCTTCGGACCCTTACCTGCCTCAAGTATAATGTGCAACAAAAAATCCAAGAAAACCTGATTTACTAGGAATACACTAACAACAAGTACAATTGATGCATGCCTGAGAATATCATGAACATGGACATACTACCTCTTCACGTATTCTGGAAAGTGGCCGGTAAACCTTTCCTTGACCAGACATAATCCAACCTGAGTACCAACATATATCCTCGAAGGGATGCGTATGAGGATGAACATCTTATAGGTTGAATATGATGGCGTTGATGTCGAGACAATTAAGGATCAACCTATGGTTACCCAGTTTTGCACGGCCCCTTCCagaaacaaagtgtatggaaggATTTTAAGTTCAATCCTCTTCGTGTCAATTTTAAGAAATCATGCGCCAGACACTTTTTCCATGCACCAGGCGCTTTGGTCATGCGCCTAGGCGCTTTTTTCATGCGCCTAGGTGTTTCAGTGTAAATCCAATTATGAAATACCTTTTTTCTTCGTCCGTTTTGGTGCTTTCTTCAATGTAAGATGTCTTGGAACTTGGGAACATAATTCTACCCTTTGTAACGTCttctgaggcctcttgaatATTCAATCTTCTTCTTTTCAAGGACCACAAAAATCTTTGGATGTCTTGCTTTGCTGATTttcatgatttcttcgtgaattacatcaagaacaccctaaaattgctatgtttcagAAAAATTCTGATTacaaactcaaatatagaaaacattacaaatgttCCAAAATCGTAGGCAATTACTTTAATACTCCTCCATTTTGTTGGTAAAACCTACTAAAAaagactgaaaaacatgctacagataacgtaagatgacctgtcatcaTTAGCCTATTCTCATCTTATACCgttctttttcattttattttaattatctaTTAGGCAATGGCGGtgttttcaaaaaatgttcttttgatatttgaatttttttttatatagaatttatattttttgtagttatttttttatttaaaatttatcttatatatttaaaattttacttaaaaaagaattactgatttttttgttggtacAATTATGATTTGAACTTTTCgttgtgaaaaataaaaaatgagtgtGTTGAAAAGGTAGCatagtgttttatttttttttaatcttattttatattGACTTTTGAAAAGTTATCTTTTATAAACTTGGAgttctttttttactttttttttttttaagaagttaaaatggaaGTATACTAACAAACAATTTTACTTTCCCTGAATGCTGGAGAGaagcaaaaagaaaattgttgttacATCGGATAAAGGGAAAAAACCATGAAAACAAAGCTAAGAAAAATTACAAGCATAATAAAGGATCGAGCCACCACCTGTGCTTGACTTTatctttatcataaaaaattactcACTTGaccttatctttttttttcttttccttttctgttTACTGTatatatctttttaattttttgaattatatctattttttaGGTGGATAATACTTTAAATTTCCATTTTTACTTAATTGTTTTCAaagttctttttttatattttgaaaacgATGTTGTTTTAAATTTATCTTGGAGAAAAATATGTGTATTAAAATGGTAGTAACAATTTGTTTTATTAgactgaaaaaaataattatttttaaattaaaattacactCATGATCAATTTACAACCGTTCTTTAGAGGATTTGAATATTCTACCTTGAAGTTACAAGCTTAAGCTTTTACCACTAAGCTAGAACCTCAAGATAACAATTATTTAAGCagtgttttgtattttttatctaTCATATGTgatatttgttctttttttttttttttttaattattgattttgaaaaaggtgttttaaattttttttttctgaaaattgaattatttttatttagaaagttatcttttaattatttttgaccatagaattatttttttaggtaagcattttatattacataaattttttagcttattgaatttttcctttttttttcttttatcttttttccaaataattttgttttgaatttatcCTTTTTTGTAAAAGTGATATCTGAAAAtgttatccttaaaaaaaaggaactttcccttaaaaaaaaggtaGTATGTATAATAAACAAACTACGTATAACCtttgtatatatatacactagTCCACATATCAAAGATCAGTGAGGagcctctaaaaaaatattagtgagGAAGAGAACTTATACATTGTTTGCAGACCAGGTTTATGCCCTCTCTCTTTCATATGTTCAATCATaatatatatggtttagtattattattcttatacctgatttttgtttttctcctgTGCAGGTAATGGACAAATTCTCACTCATATAAAGTTGTTTTATAGTGCAAATGTTATAAGGTCATCagttatgtttatttttacttttttatttcagttttgctctttatatattttgtagGGGACAATATATTGACTCTACTTCAAATTATTaagaatttatttcaatttatattcCTGCTTGTGACTCATCTCTaggatttgaaatttgaaatttcttgTTGATTGATTTTGTGATTCTACTAGTATTAATATTCGATGAAACTGATGTTTTACTTGATTTCAAATggggttttgtttttggttgatGTGTGTACCATGGTTTGGATGTTTTGGACAAGCCTGGTTGTTTGTGCAGGTGTATTGAGTACTATAAGTATAGATCCAGATTCGGTGCGGTTGACACCCAAAATTTCAGTCAGTAAGATCAGAATTGTCTAATCAAAATAAGACGGTTCTAAGTTTAACGTCTGAATTtttataatcataaaaaaaatcaaattgaatgaaaatttgAGTTATCTGATTTTAATCACATCTGATATGCTATTGCAAGCTTGACGACATATAGGACGACTCCACTTATAGAGTAAAGAATCAAATGATGAAAATTGACATGactatttatttctcttttaatttttttattcatgtgtatgctcaaatattttttatttagcgTTGTGACCGAGCAAAACCATACTTAGTTGTGATTTTCTTCTCTGATTGATATGAGGTATTTAGATGAATATTTAACCAAACTATTTATAGTTTGTGTCACGTGCATTTGATCAAGACTTTGTGCCACTTGAATTGTTGGGAATATTTGAAAGTTTTTTCCTCTTCTTTGTTTTGAGTAAGAAATATTGCAAATATTCTTAGACTTAATGCATCATGAGCatattaaagtaaaatattaaacattGTGATCTATTTTGTGATGATGTTGTATATCTCTGGTTTGAGTATTCTTACACTCTAATTATTAACATTGTGATCTTTTTTCCActtcaaaagaaataataattttgtcaaaaaaataaacaataataattgcTATCTTGATTTTGCACAATGAAACAGCAtatttcattcatcattatCTTTTTAATTAGGAACTCTCAGCTTCTTCATCATGTCAAAAGAAGGAACTAGTGCATCTTCTCTAACTGCTAAGTAAGTTCTAACTTCATTATTAGAATTAATTTATAACATAggtatatgattttttttttctttctgagtTGGAGTATATTTTGTCCCTTCTTAATATATCTTCTTTGgctattaaaagaaaattataattgatttatgATCGATAAATAAAGAgaattcaattaacttattATGTTTCTAGTTGTCCCCATCTATCTATATATtagatgagaaatgatatttgaacatccattttgtgacaacttttgcaacaactttctttctcatactcacattactttttactttatctctctattgctttgatttttgtgcaaatacaaactttttctttgtaaattatggttgtcctaAAAATTGTCAaccaaatgattgttcaaataacactcctcataTTAGATTATGTAGTTTACACTCTCCTGTATTAAATAATGTATAACACATGCACACAATTAAATTCAGGTTGAATAACATGGAGATAGGAAAAAACCAGAAAGGTTCCTCTCCTGCAAAAGACAAGACAGTCACTGTTTTGGGGAATAACAATATGTCACCATCAGACATAACATGTATAACATATCCACAAGAATTTCCATTTCTACATAAACCATATCCAGAAGAAGTACGTAATTTACATCCTTTAACTACTTGTTTGCTTGTTTCTTTTATAAGTTATCAATTCAAGTTAGCAAAATTAAAATGGTGTCTTAGGTTTAGGGCTAGTTTGTTGAAAAGAGGTTAGAAACTTTGgttctctttcatttattttggtTGTTGTATAGTATTCTATTTCAATGGTGCTAGAGAATCtattttgtttatgattgaGTCTTGAAGGAGTCTTTAATATAATGGTAAGTAGAGCAATGCTAACAACCCTAGTTTTAACTTAATCTTTCtaacttttactttttttattggatgaaatgcGCGCTAGTTTCACCATATTAGAAATTAGTCCCACATAAAATGAACGTTTAAAATATTGTGTTGAAATGAATGCTGTTAACATGGTAGTAAGAATTATTCTTACAACATGGATCATTCTTTTAGTTGTCGAAAAAATcatatccttttttttatatatagagtGAATGTTTGAAATATTGTGTTAAGATATTGATGTCTTTGAATATAGGAGGAGACAGATTTCATCAACGAACAACTAGTTAAGCATGGTATGAGTGAAATGTTTGGACTTGgaaacgacaacaacaacaaaagccGGCCTTCCGAACGAATGTAATGtcatgatatttatttataaatttataataataacatgatcacattttgataataatttcattatattaaagacgattttatttttcatctgtAGAATGAATTCGCTATATGATCCTAAATTCGAGGAAATGGGTTTACCAATTGATCCTCATATCAGGTTAATGCGTCTTCAAGGTAAGCTTTGAATCTAGTTTGAATATATGCAAAATTCATACAGAGCTGGCTTAGAACGgacccccgcaagtgggcggtgggattgattccctcggattagtcggtccttggatcggataccgagttttaaaaaatatatatatatatgcttagAGATATATTTTCagtaaaaactaattaaagtTCACtggtttaattaatttttatctgtatttatttttctatgcaGAGCAAGGCAAGGATTTTGTTgacaagtatttttttatttgaatgcaATGGCCTGTTCATGATGGGGGTGTGTGCTGCCATATCCAATATGTACCgatgatgaaaaataaatgctaaTATTTTAGCATAGAAAACTTTATGTTGAAACTTGGCCTTTTGCTTTGAATTTGTTACtcgtgttttttattttcttttggttcTTAAACTTTAAAACCTATAATAAAAAAGCTTTGAAGACCTCTTAATTTGTTGCTTGCTTTCGTTTGgttttaatatttctttaacACTGTCAATTTTGCTCATAACTTTTACGAATTCCATCACCACAATTACAAGTGGGTGTGGATTAATTTGTTGTggcattcaaaattcaaattcatccAAAGAGGAAATAGAAATGGTGAGACAGTGTTGGTCATATATTGACAACTATGTTTGATGCTTCTTTGAGATACTTTTTCATATTAGAACATCTAAGTATAAAaaggataatatttttttaatgaaccgGTTAATATATCTAAACAGAGACTTGGACggttttttacttaaaaaactTGGAATTTAGAGCATCTCCGtcttcaaaaactaaaaatttagttttttttttttttggatacaaAATAACACATGGATTTGTGGAGTTGGGTTTTGGAGGAGAAGGAAGGACATGTAGTGTGTTGGTTTTCTCCTCTTTGAGGGGTTTGGGGGGCCATGTTCGTTCGATATCTtccaacttgacaacttgatcAGTTGATAACGTCCATAGTGAACAATCTTCCTTAAAACGTAACTCCTTACTCATCGCTCTTTGCGGTTAATGGTGTTAAAAACAAGGATTGTGAGTTTCGTGCCTCATTGTTCGGTTCTAATGAGCTTTGACTTAGTCTAAAGTCTTCAAGATCCATATACTATATGCATTAGACTTGAGAAAGAACCAGATGGTCCTCGTTCGATTGCAATAACAATCACCTAATCTTCCATCGGCTAGGGGAAACATGCCTAACCTATAATTGTCTATTAGCCGACTTCGGCTAACAAGATAATTATTTATGGGTAAACAAATGCATGTCAGATTACTTatttaaatacttttatttgaaaaataattcaattaagtTGACTAACATATCATATAAGACTTTATAAAAGGTCAAACtccaataaaaacataaaaggtCAAACTCCAATAAAAACATAAGCATATGATAGACTACATATTAAATTTAGTCCttgaatttgtttatttatcaaCATACTTATGCCTAACAACTTCTAGCTTAGGCCAGCTTATTCCCACTCTTGGTGTTATTTGACATaagtttatcattttaaaatgtaGTGAATAACAAAATGTTTCCcacttaaaaaaagaatatatatttgaaacaagTGAATATAGTTGAGGTAGTTGGTATCTTAACAATAAACAAatcaatgaataaataaataaacatcatTGTAATATGGTAGGTGTGGGGATTCGTTGACGAAACTGATCTTTTTGCAACTTCATCATTCATGGCTGAATCTATCATATATGGTAGAGAACgtgaaaaagaggaaataatcaaatttttattttcagacGCGAACCAGGTATCCATAATCAGTATTGTGGGTCTGATGGGGAAGGGTAAGACAACCCTAACCCAACTTGTTTACAATGACCATAGGATACATGAGCAGTTTGAATTTAAAGCTTGGGTCCATGTTTCTGAATCTTTTGATTGTCTTCGTCTCATCCAAGAAATACTCTATCATCAACTGCAACACTGGCTAGCAGGGAATAAATATTTACTTGTTCTAGATGATGCTTGGATCAAAAATAGGAATATGTTTGGAGCatttactacttttttttaaccaGGGATCTTTTTGAGGCAAGATGATCGTGATGACAAATAGCATCAGGAACATGTGAGATATGATTTTGGAGTTTATTTAAGGCAATTGGAGGAGAGTGACTCTTAAGAGTTTATTTGTGAGATATGGTTTTGAAGGCAGGAATATGTTTGAATATCCAAATCTTGAAACGATTGGTATGAAACTAGTAGAAAAATGTGGGGTGGGGGGGTTATCTTTAGCTCTGAAAACACTGGGGATTCTCTTGCAAAGAAAATTCTCCGAAAATGAATGGGTTAAGATATTGGAGACTGATTTGCGGCGTTTACCCAAGGGTGACAGCAGCAACAATTATTCCGTTCTGAGAATGAGTTACCTTAGCCTCCCTTCCAATCTGAAGCATTGTTTTGCATATTATTCTATATTTCCCAAGGGTTATGAGTTTGAAAATGATGGATTAATCAAGCTTTGGATGACAGAAGGTTTGCTAAAGGGTTGGGAAATAGCCAAAAATGAAGAAGAGTTGGGTAATAAATTCTTCAATGATCTAGTGTCAATGTCGTTTTTCCAAAAATCAGCAATTCTGCCATTCTGGGCTGGTAAGTGCTATTTCATCGTGCATGATCTTATCAATGATTTAATGACATCAATGTTAGGAGAATTTCGCTTACGAATAGAGGGTGTGAAAGTGCAAGATATCCCTCAAAGGACATGTCACATTTGGTGCTGCCTTGAT is from Medicago truncatula cultivar Jemalong A17 chromosome 1, MtrunA17r5.0-ANR, whole genome shotgun sequence and encodes:
- the LOC25484609 gene encoding COPII coat assembly protein SEC16, whose amino-acid sequence is MDLEEAEDEERDTMITSTSQHWFEPNTNNGSKVNYVFKKGLNMGKKILVFGFVATSVPIVLPGFVVASAIGLVVSMPCALFLVSHSCTQNLMSKLLPQPSPTYQGQGPLLLEDVRFKQDSDITDLNEEDEAKRDNEMVDVSEESVILDNDYGQRAVNEEFEPELSHSSDANDVIQYNGSEKDSTDYFSEEEPSPHKLDDEKPMSGGTIMEGFDESEEFKEPFEFGVTNVVLEECGDEVEEGDIEEEAMHKETKGLLEKIRDEGRNDMRGEYAKGVSSGTSESHQDIGSVVENVEAEQEDKHDLWTEGEMRSQEDSKVCEDTVQSRNDDDKGNVCNEVELGESARGNLELEVDGSNDSQQPVTETSELIDGRSFRDEPIGDLMIETPVLNILVAEDLSEVTNDKIDTNENVEAGQEDKHDLWTEGEMRNQEDSKVCEETAQSRNDDDNKGSVFNEVESGEPSRGNLELEVDGSNDSQKPVSETSELIDGRGFQDEPIGDLRIEMQVINILSAEDSPEVTDDKIHTDENVEEELEPIILQKGELDDISDLVNQEMQLHGYNKIMDSLDADATEIADESELHLCDENRIDPGAYSYTIDLQEESSSVTVDMHTDSMEVLVSSIELESRSSECSAEKNIVCPSEEVSFNEENIWKQIHVIRTIIGYEGTIQASCADELKALYIFTGVEPPTFVKENPFDLVEINEKLHFLMSIVGVKTTNGP